One part of the Parabacteroides distasonis ATCC 8503 genome encodes these proteins:
- a CDS encoding DUF3858 domain-containing protein: MIKITYKLILLLSLLAMTVTSFAASEAEYGKVSKAWTLHADGSQEYRSSMELTLFTHTAMNSTYGESFIVYNPDFQTLKIHSSYTRQKDGTIVKTPDNAFVEVLPRFAADAPAYNQLKEMVVVHTGLELGATIYLDYSIITKPGYYPALDINERLQETSPVKECKVSISVPEGTPLACGLYGSPVKAVEESHDGIKEVHWTLRNIPASSREAFQPKNREASPHLVASTYPSGKAALATLDKRLKESQGYESKTFAQFLTDKSGNEQEKVNIIRDHILNNLSTCPIPMAMTGYTVRDIDTVLRSAYGTPLEIAQLLNVMLNAAGIPSEVLAVYPGHLDTDACGLAAIQTLAVKATVDGKDQYLSASPLTNRGGLDKVVSLSGTSIEIETTPIQIKESRSVAISADQAKDGFAICVLPAISAGIDSWGMSALNSKRSNLFELPSLIREEVTYTVTPAEGMKLQTSTQEQVISKPFGKVTRTITPRGNTIEVVRTIELNKQQFTPAEYSDVRSLIHEWTNPDNRVLLFSL, encoded by the coding sequence ATGATTAAGATAACCTATAAACTGATTCTTCTCCTAAGCTTGTTAGCGATGACGGTTACTTCATTCGCCGCATCGGAGGCTGAGTACGGGAAAGTATCGAAAGCTTGGACCTTGCATGCCGACGGCAGCCAAGAATATCGATCCTCCATGGAGTTGACGCTCTTCACGCATACCGCAATGAATAGCACGTATGGCGAGAGTTTTATCGTCTACAATCCCGATTTCCAAACACTGAAGATTCACTCATCCTATACGAGGCAGAAAGACGGTACGATCGTAAAGACACCCGATAACGCCTTCGTGGAGGTCCTGCCCCGTTTCGCCGCCGACGCTCCGGCCTATAACCAACTCAAGGAAATGGTCGTGGTACACACTGGCCTAGAACTTGGGGCCACGATTTACTTGGATTACTCTATTATCACAAAACCGGGCTACTATCCGGCTCTGGATATCAACGAGCGACTACAAGAGACCTCTCCCGTGAAGGAATGCAAGGTCTCTATTTCCGTACCGGAAGGGACCCCCTTGGCTTGCGGTCTATACGGCTCCCCCGTAAAAGCCGTGGAAGAGAGCCATGACGGTATAAAGGAGGTACACTGGACACTACGGAACATTCCCGCTTCCTCCCGTGAGGCTTTCCAACCAAAGAACCGTGAGGCTTCACCCCACTTGGTAGCCTCTACCTATCCTTCAGGTAAAGCGGCCTTAGCCACTTTGGATAAGCGCTTAAAGGAATCGCAGGGATACGAGAGCAAAACCTTCGCCCAATTCCTCACCGATAAAAGCGGTAACGAACAAGAGAAGGTGAACATCATCCGAGACCATATACTCAACAATCTCAGTACCTGTCCTATCCCCATGGCGATGACCGGCTATACCGTCCGTGACATCGATACCGTTCTCCGCAGTGCTTACGGTACGCCGCTAGAGATCGCACAGCTCTTGAACGTGATGTTGAATGCCGCCGGAATCCCGTCGGAAGTCCTCGCCGTCTATCCCGGCCATCTCGATACGGACGCTTGCGGGCTGGCTGCCATCCAGACACTAGCCGTAAAAGCCACTGTCGATGGGAAAGACCAATACCTATCCGCCTCCCCGCTGACAAATCGTGGCGGACTAGATAAGGTAGTCTCCCTCTCCGGAACTTCCATTGAGATTGAGACCACACCTATTCAGATTAAGGAAAGTAGATCCGTGGCCATCTCCGCCGATCAAGCAAAAGACGGTTTCGCCATCTGCGTATTGCCAGCCATCTCCGCCGGAATCGATAGCTGGGGCATGAGTGCCTTGAACAGCAAGCGTTCCAACTTATTCGAACTCCCCTCCCTAATCAGGGAAGAGGTAACATACACGGTTACTCCCGCCGAGGGCATGAAGTTGCAGACCTCCACGCAAGAGCAAGTGATAAGCAAGCCTTTTGGTAAAGTAACCCGCACGATCACACCAAGAGGAAATACGATCGAGGTGGTACGTACGATAGAGTTGAACAAGCAACAGTTCACTCCCGCCGAATATAGCGACGTGCGTAGCTTGATCCATGAATGGACAAATCCGGATAACCGGGTATTGCTATTCTCCCTATAA
- a CDS encoding SLBB domain-containing protein yields the protein MNLSFKNVLCVCCLLLSGSVYAQVPQDLIDKAKAAGMSDTQIQQELAKRMKQEGGSVGSQATATDAKVSDRVMPVIDEGQSLEAQRRNNLPASAMENTVFGHEIFSNKNLSFAPDLNIPTPKDYVLSAGDELLINVWGDSELNLKLKISPDGTILVPNLGPVSVSGLTIAGAETRLRQELSQIMSTLSGSGEGNTFVSVSLSQIRSMKVNIVGEVVAPGTYTLPSFATLFNALYAAGGVNKIGSLRSIKVYRNSKEIANLDVYDYLLNGKYTTNVRLEENDMIMVGPYDQLAVVRGKVKRNRIFELRKGETLKQLLDMAGGFTGDAYTKDVQVKRKSDSRYQISTVSEDKFASFVMQDGDSLQVDSVIPFYENRLVVTGAVWRPGEYELSPSVRTVKQLVKQAAGLKGDEFAGRALITRLNPDFTTTMIAVDIRGILNGTAPDVELQAEDQLSIPSLFDLREPYTIKVGGAVNYPDTVLPYRHNLTIEDAIMMAGGLRESASSINVEVARRVKDPSSNQNVNRIADVYNFSLSEDFKLNAGDTIFTLEPFDEVYVRFSPGYHEQQVVKVNGEITFAGSYVLATKNARLSDIIAKAGGVTPESYVKGASLKRQLTEDELKRMETLLALSEANKQSRDSIGVALMNVKDYSVGIDLEKALANPGSIDDVVLRDGDELYIPQMQSTVKMSGAVTYPNSVTYTKGMSVMDCLSQAGGYNDIARKYPIVIYMNGKVATTKRTAIFFKRYPKVEPGCEIVVPTKTQRERRSLAEIMSISSSATSMAAMITSIVNMIKN from the coding sequence ATGAATTTATCGTTTAAGAACGTACTATGCGTATGTTGCTTATTGCTGTCGGGATCTGTGTATGCGCAGGTTCCGCAAGACTTGATTGACAAGGCGAAAGCCGCTGGAATGTCGGATACGCAGATACAGCAGGAATTAGCCAAGCGTATGAAACAAGAAGGGGGATCTGTCGGATCTCAAGCTACCGCTACCGATGCGAAGGTTAGCGACCGGGTAATGCCGGTAATCGATGAAGGACAATCCTTAGAAGCCCAACGTAGAAATAATCTTCCTGCTTCAGCCATGGAGAATACCGTATTCGGGCATGAAATCTTCTCAAACAAGAACTTATCTTTTGCCCCAGATTTAAACATCCCTACACCTAAGGATTATGTGCTTTCCGCTGGTGATGAGTTATTGATTAATGTATGGGGAGATTCCGAGCTAAACTTGAAATTAAAGATCTCTCCGGACGGTACGATCCTTGTACCAAATTTAGGTCCGGTGTCGGTCAGTGGATTGACGATCGCTGGCGCTGAGACTCGTCTGCGTCAGGAGTTGAGCCAGATTATGTCTACGCTGTCTGGTTCGGGAGAGGGGAATACCTTTGTTTCCGTCAGTTTGAGCCAGATTCGTAGCATGAAGGTGAATATTGTCGGCGAGGTAGTCGCTCCCGGTACGTATACATTACCTTCATTCGCCACATTATTTAATGCGTTGTATGCCGCCGGTGGTGTGAATAAGATTGGTTCTTTGCGTAGCATCAAGGTATATCGTAATAGCAAGGAAATCGCTAATCTCGACGTATATGATTATTTATTGAACGGAAAGTACACAACGAATGTCCGTTTGGAAGAGAACGATATGATTATGGTAGGCCCGTACGACCAGTTAGCGGTGGTTCGAGGTAAGGTGAAACGTAATCGTATTTTCGAGTTGCGCAAGGGCGAGACCTTGAAGCAATTGCTGGATATGGCTGGCGGATTTACCGGCGACGCTTATACGAAGGACGTACAAGTGAAGCGTAAATCAGATAGTCGTTACCAGATCTCTACGGTTTCGGAGGATAAGTTCGCTTCTTTCGTGATGCAGGATGGCGATTCTTTGCAGGTAGATTCCGTTATTCCTTTTTATGAGAATCGTTTGGTCGTGACGGGAGCTGTATGGCGTCCGGGAGAATATGAGTTAAGTCCGTCGGTTCGTACGGTAAAGCAATTGGTAAAACAGGCCGCAGGTCTTAAAGGAGACGAGTTCGCCGGCCGTGCCTTGATTACCCGTTTGAATCCGGATTTCACGACTACGATGATCGCCGTGGATATTCGTGGTATCTTGAACGGTACCGCTCCAGATGTGGAGTTGCAAGCGGAAGACCAATTAAGCATTCCTTCCCTATTCGATTTGCGCGAACCTTATACGATCAAGGTTGGCGGAGCCGTGAATTATCCGGATACGGTGCTTCCGTATCGTCATAATTTGACAATAGAAGACGCTATCATGATGGCAGGTGGTTTAAGAGAGTCCGCTTCTTCTATTAATGTAGAGGTAGCCCGTCGTGTGAAGGATCCTAGTTCCAATCAGAATGTCAACCGGATCGCCGATGTATATAACTTCTCGTTGAGTGAGGACTTCAAGTTGAATGCGGGAGATACGATCTTCACATTGGAGCCGTTCGATGAGGTTTATGTTCGTTTCTCCCCGGGGTATCATGAGCAACAGGTCGTGAAGGTGAACGGCGAGATCACTTTTGCCGGTAGCTATGTATTGGCTACGAAGAACGCTCGCTTGAGTGATATTATCGCGAAAGCGGGAGGAGTTACCCCAGAGTCTTATGTAAAAGGTGCTAGCTTGAAACGTCAGTTGACAGAAGATGAATTGAAACGCATGGAGACCCTTCTGGCTTTAAGTGAGGCGAATAAGCAAAGCCGGGATTCCATCGGTGTAGCGTTGATGAATGTGAAGGACTATTCCGTAGGTATTGATTTAGAGAAAGCGTTGGCAAATCCGGGTAGTATCGATGACGTTGTGCTTCGTGACGGCGATGAGCTTTATATCCCGCAGATGCAAAGTACGGTGAAGATGAGCGGAGCCGTGACTTATCCGAACAGCGTAACTTACACGAAAGGTATGTCGGTTATGGATTGCTTGTCTCAAGCCGGTGGTTATAATGATATCGCACGTAAGTATCCGATCGTAATATATATGAATGGTAAGGTCGCTACGACGAAGCGTACCGCTATCTTTTTCAAGCGTTATCCGAAAGTGGAGCCGGGCTGTGAGATCGTAGTTCCGACGAAAACGCAACGTGAGCGCCGAAGCTTGGCTGAGATCATGAGTATCAGTAGCTCCGCTACCTCTATGGCTGCGATGATTACCTCTATTGTTAACATGATTAAAAACTAA
- a CDS encoding Wzz/FepE/Etk N-terminal domain-containing protein: MDTINEIKRQELPEEQEIDLIELAQKLWKERKFLLKGCGIAVVVGLIVAFSIPKEYTTTVKLAPETQDAAKKSSLGGLAAMAGINLNAATGADAISPDLYPDVVQSTPFLLELFPVEVTDKEKELSTTLYDYMSEHQRKAWWGYIVSAPFKALGAVMSLISGDEEESEGLNPYHLTKDQEEVVKALQERVSVSVDKKTLVITASVQMQDPVISAQMTKVVLENLQNYITNYRTQKVKQDLEFTQKVFGESRDAYYKAQRAYAAFEDANRNIISSSYRTEQERLKNEMTLTFNVYNTLAQKLEQDKLRVQEETPVYTVIEPATVPLKASSPKKALILVGFVFLALFGCIGYLFVKDMFVAAFKKEETGA, from the coding sequence ATGGATACGATAAACGAGATAAAAAGACAAGAGTTACCTGAGGAGCAGGAGATCGATTTAATCGAACTGGCGCAAAAACTGTGGAAAGAGCGTAAGTTCTTATTGAAAGGCTGTGGTATTGCGGTGGTAGTAGGTTTGATTGTAGCTTTCAGTATTCCCAAGGAATATACAACTACGGTGAAATTGGCACCAGAGACACAGGATGCGGCAAAAAAATCTAGTCTTGGCGGTTTGGCTGCTATGGCTGGGATTAATCTGAATGCCGCTACCGGTGCGGACGCGATCTCTCCGGATTTGTATCCGGATGTGGTGCAGAGTACCCCGTTTCTGTTGGAATTGTTTCCGGTAGAGGTTACCGATAAGGAAAAGGAGTTAAGCACTACATTGTATGATTATATGAGTGAACATCAACGTAAGGCTTGGTGGGGATATATTGTCTCCGCTCCATTCAAGGCGTTGGGTGCGGTAATGAGTTTAATCTCCGGTGACGAGGAAGAGTCTGAGGGCTTGAATCCTTACCATTTGACAAAGGATCAAGAAGAGGTGGTGAAGGCCTTGCAGGAGCGGGTTTCTGTTTCCGTGGACAAGAAGACCTTGGTTATCACGGCTTCCGTACAGATGCAGGACCCGGTTATTTCCGCTCAGATGACAAAGGTCGTTTTGGAAAACCTCCAGAATTATATTACGAATTATCGTACGCAAAAAGTAAAGCAAGATTTGGAATTTACCCAGAAGGTATTTGGCGAGTCACGTGACGCTTATTATAAAGCGCAACGTGCGTACGCTGCTTTCGAGGATGCCAACCGTAATATTATCTCTTCCAGCTACCGTACGGAGCAGGAACGTTTGAAGAATGAGATGACCCTTACGTTTAATGTTTACAATACGTTGGCGCAGAAGTTGGAGCAAGATAAATTGCGTGTACAGGAAGAAACTCCGGTGTATACCGTAATCGAGCCGGCTACCGTACCTTTGAAAGCATCTTCTCCTAAGAAGGCACTTATCTTGGTCGGTTTTGTCTTCCTCGCTTTATTCGGATGTATCGGATATTTATTCGTAAAAGATATGTTTGTGGCAGCTTTCAAGAAAGAAGAGACTGGAGCTTAA
- a CDS encoding beta-N-acetylglucosaminidase domain-containing protein, with translation MKTLKYLLATMLLLGVCNLTHSQKLSLGIFPEPQEVTISSQTYAPPHGYALRGINNPDADAVRLLKEALPFAKSGKSLPLEIKKLKDKAPEMQRSGAYTLTITKKGITIGIVDDNSLFYAAQTLKQLVKYDEGKKILPLCSIKDYPDVLFRGTVEGFYGQPWSHADRIEQIRFYGRIKLNTYIYGPKDDPYHSSPNWRKPYPAEEAEHIKELAKEAAHNKVNFVWAIHPGQDIQWNQTDSMNILSKFGKMYDLGVRSFAVFFDDISGEGARPEKQAGLLNYIHKEFIRKKSDVQPLIMCPTEYNRSWAKTDYLDILGTQLDPAIQIMWTGDRVVADITKEGVEWVNNRIRRPAYIWWNFPVSDYCQDHLLMGPAYGLDTQAAGTMTGFVSNPMEYAEASKVAIFGVGMYTWNIENYDPTQAWKDACDFIMPEASMAFRIFCEHNCDPGPNGHQYRREESANYVAPIQTFLAGYKKNTFPEQSANLLGTLFAQITASPSMIYSQSPNKRLIEQINPWLIQFEFLGKAGTSALHMAHAWYEKDRSYTWQRYLETSALLDSMKLINRTLNQKAQPKGVKVGSKVLHPFIVDLYRQTGRNLLSTDGIAPDEVKVSIPSIFTNIDQLKSQPCAEGDNTVGYVPLFEVVKVQPNQYLGIGWEIQKEAESFCFNLPKSNQPGRVFEWSADGKSWSLIPHVSTENAKDTIRTIDPKARYIRMRNNSDQQMELYVLGFTATTKQDPQINEALMMYDMNLDTYKNLNPGEMIHIKCDDINAVSFFLSGSNENLVSITGLSQDGEKNIVYQGNVGYIKLNKTMFEDFSSLEITTIGKESIHIHQIVRE, from the coding sequence ATGAAGACACTAAAGTATTTACTCGCCACCATGCTCCTTCTAGGCGTTTGTAACCTAACGCATAGCCAAAAGCTATCCCTAGGAATCTTCCCCGAGCCCCAAGAGGTAACTATCTCCAGCCAGACATACGCGCCGCCCCATGGATACGCCCTACGAGGCATAAATAATCCGGACGCAGACGCAGTCAGACTACTTAAAGAAGCGCTACCTTTCGCTAAATCCGGCAAATCCCTCCCCTTAGAGATCAAGAAGCTAAAAGACAAAGCCCCGGAGATGCAACGCTCGGGTGCCTATACGCTGACGATCACTAAAAAAGGTATCACGATCGGGATCGTAGACGATAATTCCTTGTTCTACGCCGCCCAAACCCTCAAGCAATTGGTCAAGTATGACGAGGGTAAGAAGATCCTGCCTCTCTGCTCGATCAAGGACTATCCGGACGTATTATTCCGGGGTACCGTGGAAGGCTTCTACGGACAGCCTTGGAGCCACGCCGACCGTATCGAGCAAATCCGCTTTTACGGAAGGATCAAGCTGAACACCTATATCTATGGTCCGAAAGATGATCCTTATCACAGCTCCCCCAACTGGCGCAAACCGTATCCCGCCGAGGAAGCCGAGCATATCAAGGAACTAGCGAAAGAGGCCGCCCATAACAAAGTAAACTTCGTTTGGGCCATCCACCCGGGACAAGATATTCAATGGAACCAGACGGACAGCATGAACATCCTTTCCAAATTCGGGAAAATGTACGATTTGGGCGTACGCTCTTTCGCCGTCTTCTTCGATGATATATCCGGAGAGGGAGCCCGCCCGGAAAAGCAAGCCGGCTTATTGAATTACATCCATAAGGAGTTTATCCGCAAGAAAAGCGACGTGCAGCCCCTGATCATGTGCCCTACCGAATACAACCGCTCATGGGCTAAGACCGATTATCTGGATATCCTCGGTACCCAACTCGACCCCGCCATCCAAATCATGTGGACCGGAGACCGTGTCGTAGCCGATATCACGAAAGAAGGTGTCGAGTGGGTAAACAACCGTATCCGTCGTCCCGCCTATATCTGGTGGAACTTCCCCGTAAGCGATTATTGCCAAGATCATTTGTTGATGGGACCCGCCTACGGCCTAGATACGCAAGCCGCCGGCACCATGACCGGATTCGTATCCAATCCTATGGAATACGCCGAGGCTTCCAAGGTCGCTATATTCGGCGTTGGAATGTACACTTGGAATATCGAGAATTACGATCCTACACAGGCATGGAAAGACGCTTGCGACTTCATCATGCCGGAGGCCTCCATGGCTTTCCGCATTTTCTGCGAGCATAACTGCGATCCGGGTCCGAACGGACATCAATACCGCCGGGAAGAGTCCGCTAACTATGTGGCTCCTATCCAGACATTCCTCGCCGGATATAAGAAAAACACGTTCCCGGAGCAAAGCGCGAATCTTCTGGGAACCTTATTCGCTCAAATCACGGCTTCCCCGAGTATGATCTATAGCCAAAGTCCCAATAAACGCTTGATCGAGCAAATCAATCCATGGCTTATCCAATTCGAGTTCTTAGGAAAAGCCGGAACAAGCGCTCTGCATATGGCGCACGCTTGGTATGAGAAAGACCGGTCTTATACGTGGCAACGCTATCTGGAAACATCCGCTTTGCTAGATAGCATGAAACTGATAAACCGCACGCTGAACCAGAAGGCGCAGCCTAAAGGCGTGAAAGTCGGATCGAAAGTCTTACACCCTTTCATCGTAGACTTATACCGCCAGACAGGTCGTAACCTGCTATCTACGGACGGTATCGCCCCGGACGAGGTGAAGGTTAGCATCCCTTCCATATTCACGAATATCGACCAATTAAAGAGCCAGCCTTGTGCCGAGGGTGACAATACGGTCGGTTACGTTCCCCTATTCGAGGTAGTCAAGGTACAACCTAACCAATATCTGGGTATCGGCTGGGAAATCCAGAAAGAAGCGGAATCCTTCTGTTTCAATCTTCCGAAAAGCAACCAACCCGGACGGGTATTCGAGTGGTCCGCCGACGGAAAGAGCTGGAGCCTAATCCCTCATGTCTCCACGGAAAACGCTAAAGATACGATCCGCACCATCGACCCGAAAGCCCGTTATATCCGTATGCGAAATAACTCGGATCAGCAAATGGAGCTATACGTACTAGGATTCACGGCGACAACCAAACAAGACCCGCAAATCAATGAGGCTCTTATGATGTACGATATGAACCTAGATACGTATAAGAACTTGAACCCGGGAGAAATGATTCATATAAAATGTGATGATATCAACGCCGTATCTTTCTTCCTCTCCGGAAGTAACGAGAATCTGGTATCCATCACCGGCCTCTCCCAAGATGGCGAGAAAAACATCGTCTATCAAGGAAACGTAGGCTACATCAAATTAAATAAAACCATGTTCGAGGATTTCTCTTCTTTAGAAATCACCACAATAGGAAAAGAATCTATACATATCCACCAGATCGTTAGGGAATAA
- a CDS encoding DUF3857 domain-containing protein, whose product MKRILTITAVSLLALSPMYGQDSCRYPQDPTLEKSQAYAGYDCVTLLDSTAVTVQPTGSGAFAVCKAFKVQTPKGAVANRIIKYDYDPLTAHAEFRYATIYRANGDVINLDVTGACDYAAPARAIYWGARQIMLEVGRLQPGDVVEYEIAKKGFTYALLTAGDDERFIPPMRGQFYDIVPFWATEPTVRKVYRVSMPMEKELQFQFYQGECTSSMRYEDGRKVYTFASDDILPFAKEPNMVDLFDAAPKLMMSSTPRWEDKSVWFNKVNEDYGSFTAIPEAQRKVDELIKGKKTEMEKIAVLTHWVADNIRYSGISMGKGEGFTLHNLKMNYTDRCGVCKDIAGTLIAFLRMAGFEAYPAMTMAGSRVESIPADHFNHCVAVVKLASGTYMPLDPTWVPFCRELWSSAEQQQNYLPGVPEGSDLCLTPVSAPENHYVRIHADNRLDEKGTLRGQFTITAEGQSDSNIRRIFTTGWQSDWQNTMEKQLLAVSPNAKLLRVDYGKDPKNYQAAPIKITFSYEIPDYAIIAGDQMLIKPLVMNNLYNQVKSFLRIDTKPENRAYGFKDACSRLVEQDETIRLPKGYTLLNAPKNDALRSNAADFEGSLSQEGDRNIVLRQKLALKKRVYDAADWKGFRSAVNAYKSYGDYLIIKK is encoded by the coding sequence ATGAAAAGGATTCTAACAATCACCGCGGTCTCCCTATTGGCCTTATCGCCTATGTACGGGCAGGATTCTTGCCGATACCCGCAAGATCCTACCTTGGAGAAATCGCAAGCCTACGCAGGATACGACTGCGTCACCTTGCTGGACAGCACCGCCGTCACGGTACAACCTACCGGCTCGGGGGCTTTCGCCGTATGCAAGGCTTTTAAGGTACAGACTCCCAAGGGAGCCGTCGCCAACCGTATCATCAAATACGATTACGACCCGCTGACGGCGCATGCCGAGTTTCGTTACGCCACGATCTACCGTGCGAATGGCGACGTGATCAATCTCGACGTGACTGGGGCTTGCGACTATGCCGCCCCCGCACGTGCCATCTACTGGGGCGCCCGGCAGATCATGCTGGAAGTGGGCCGCCTGCAACCGGGAGATGTCGTGGAGTACGAGATCGCCAAGAAAGGTTTCACCTACGCCTTGCTGACGGCGGGCGACGACGAGCGTTTCATCCCTCCTATGCGGGGACAGTTTTACGATATCGTCCCCTTCTGGGCTACCGAGCCTACCGTGCGTAAGGTATACCGGGTATCCATGCCGATGGAGAAAGAGTTGCAATTCCAGTTCTACCAAGGCGAATGTACCTCTTCCATGCGATATGAGGATGGACGGAAAGTATATACCTTCGCCTCCGACGATATCCTTCCTTTCGCCAAGGAACCGAATATGGTAGACCTATTCGACGCTGCCCCGAAGCTCATGATGTCCAGCACGCCCCGCTGGGAAGATAAATCCGTATGGTTCAATAAGGTTAACGAGGATTACGGAAGCTTTACCGCGATCCCGGAAGCCCAAAGGAAGGTAGACGAGCTGATCAAAGGCAAGAAGACGGAAATGGAGAAGATAGCCGTATTGACCCACTGGGTAGCCGATAACATCCGTTACTCCGGAATCTCGATGGGTAAAGGCGAGGGTTTCACGCTTCACAACCTAAAGATGAATTATACCGATCGTTGCGGTGTCTGCAAGGATATCGCCGGTACGTTGATCGCCTTCCTCCGCATGGCCGGATTCGAGGCTTACCCGGCGATGACCATGGCGGGAAGCCGTGTAGAAAGCATCCCCGCCGACCATTTCAACCATTGCGTGGCGGTGGTAAAACTGGCTAGCGGCACGTATATGCCTCTCGACCCGACTTGGGTTCCTTTCTGCCGAGAATTATGGAGTAGCGCCGAGCAACAGCAGAACTACCTCCCGGGTGTGCCCGAAGGCTCCGACCTCTGCCTGACCCCTGTCTCCGCCCCAGAAAACCACTACGTCCGCATCCACGCTGACAACCGCCTAGACGAGAAAGGCACGCTCCGCGGACAATTCACGATCACCGCCGAGGGACAGTCCGACAGCAATATCCGCCGCATCTTCACCACCGGATGGCAATCCGACTGGCAGAACACGATGGAGAAGCAATTGCTGGCCGTATCCCCCAACGCCAAACTGCTTCGTGTAGATTACGGTAAGGACCCGAAGAACTATCAAGCGGCCCCTATCAAGATCACGTTCTCTTATGAGATCCCCGATTATGCGATCATCGCCGGAGACCAGATGCTTATCAAGCCGCTAGTCATGAATAACCTCTACAATCAAGTGAAGAGTTTCTTGCGTATCGATACGAAACCGGAAAACCGTGCGTATGGATTCAAGGACGCTTGCTCCCGTTTGGTAGAACAAGATGAGACCATCCGTCTCCCCAAAGGCTATACCCTCCTGAACGCCCCGAAGAATGACGCCCTGCGAAGCAATGCGGCCGATTTCGAAGGTTCCCTTTCACAGGAAGGCGACCGGAACATCGTCTTGCGCCAGAAGCTAGCGTTGAAGAAGCGTGTCTACGACGCAGCCGACTGGAAAGGCTTCCGTTCCGCCGTGAACGCCTATAAGAGTTATGGTGACTATTTGATTATCAAGAAATAA
- a CDS encoding MBL fold metallo-hydrolase: MKIVFLGTGTSTGNPEIGCQCEVCTSKDPRDWRLRASILVETEGKRILIDCGPDFRWQMITNKIYHFDAVLVTHEHYDHVGGLDDLRPFGRYKDVDIYAEDNVVEAIKTRIPYVFREHKYPGVPNLVLHTIGTKPFEAAGVMITPIRVMHAKLPILGFRIGNMAYLTDLKYLPEEEYAKLENLDVLVIDALRKGEHQSHESLEEALANISRIQPKEAYLIHMSHRIGLHAVVEKELPPHVHYSYDGLTVTF, translated from the coding sequence ATGAAAATCGTTTTTTTAGGAACAGGAACGTCTACGGGCAATCCTGAGATAGGTTGCCAATGTGAGGTATGTACTAGTAAAGACCCCCGTGATTGGCGTCTACGGGCCTCGATCTTGGTAGAGACGGAAGGGAAACGGATATTGATCGATTGTGGTCCGGACTTCCGTTGGCAAATGATAACCAATAAGATTTACCATTTTGACGCCGTTTTAGTAACCCATGAGCACTACGATCATGTAGGTGGCTTAGATGATCTACGTCCTTTTGGTCGGTATAAAGATGTGGATATTTATGCGGAAGACAATGTCGTGGAGGCGATAAAAACTCGCATTCCTTATGTGTTCCGGGAGCATAAATATCCGGGAGTGCCTAATTTGGTATTGCATACGATCGGGACGAAACCGTTTGAGGCCGCCGGTGTCATGATCACTCCCATTCGTGTAATGCACGCTAAGCTGCCGATCTTAGGTTTCCGTATCGGCAATATGGCTTACTTGACCGACCTTAAATATCTTCCGGAAGAGGAGTACGCTAAGTTGGAAAACCTTGATGTATTGGTTATTGATGCTCTTCGGAAAGGAGAGCATCAATCGCATGAGAGTCTGGAGGAAGCCTTAGCGAATATATCCCGTATCCAGCCCAAGGAGGCCTATTTAATCCATATGAGTCATCGCATAGGGTTGCATGCGGTCGTTGAAAAAGAGTTGCCTCCGCATGTACATTACTCATATGATGGATTAACGGTGACTTTTTAA
- the nth gene encoding endonuclease III, whose product MRKEERYKGVLNWFKENVPVAETELHYDDPYQLLIAVILSAQCTDKRVNMITPALFEAFPTPEVMAASTPEVVFEYIRSVSYPNNKAKHLVGMAKMLIEDFKGVVPSDIDELQKLPGVGRKTANVIASVVYDKPAMAVDTHVFRVSNRIGLTNNSKTPLETEKELVKNIPEELIPIAHHWLILHGRYVCLARKPKCEECGLKPWCKHFLKQT is encoded by the coding sequence ATGCGAAAAGAAGAAAGGTATAAAGGCGTATTAAACTGGTTTAAGGAAAACGTACCGGTAGCCGAGACTGAACTACATTATGACGACCCCTATCAACTATTGATAGCGGTAATCCTATCCGCACAATGCACGGATAAGCGAGTGAATATGATCACACCTGCCCTGTTCGAGGCTTTCCCGACTCCCGAGGTAATGGCGGCTAGCACACCGGAAGTTGTCTTTGAATACATACGAAGCGTATCTTACCCGAACAATAAGGCTAAACATCTGGTAGGTATGGCGAAAATGCTGATAGAGGATTTCAAAGGCGTGGTTCCCTCCGATATTGATGAGCTACAAAAACTGCCGGGCGTAGGAAGAAAAACAGCGAACGTAATCGCATCCGTAGTATATGACAAGCCGGCCATGGCGGTGGATACGCACGTATTCCGTGTTTCCAACCGGATCGGCTTGACCAATAATAGCAAGACACCTTTGGAAACGGAAAAGGAGTTGGTGAAGAACATTCCGGAAGAATTGATCCCCATCGCCCATCACTGGTTGATATTGCATGGAAGATATGTTTGCCTCGCCCGGAAACCGAAATGTGAGGAATGCGGATTAAAGCCTTGGTGTAAACACTTCCTAAAGCAAACATGA